A section of the Tamandua tetradactyla isolate mTamTet1 chromosome 4, mTamTet1.pri, whole genome shotgun sequence genome encodes:
- the SPATA45 gene encoding spermatogenesis-associated protein 45 — MASISRTSEIMKKLKVNKQRLLEEINEKRESNCFVERSNQVSTLRVQKRHFNGTYESLGHTKINEPVPDSERSSWVKLSLLVHTEKKHFPPKNHAIFG, encoded by the exons ATGGCATCTATAAGCAGAACcagtgaaataatgaaaaaacttAAAGTAAACAAACAACGTCTCTTggaggagataaatgaaaagCGTGAATCGAACTGCTTTGTGGAAAGAAGCAATCAAGTTAGCACACTGAGAGTTCAAAAGAGGCATTTCAATGGCACTTATGAATCTCTTGGTCATACCAAAATCAATGAACCAGTTCCTGACAGTGAAAGGAGCTCCTGGGTCAAACTGAGTCTTCTTGTTCACACAGAGAAAAAGCACTTTCCACCCAAAA atcatGCCATATTTGGATAA